A region of Flocculibacter collagenilyticus DNA encodes the following proteins:
- the prsT gene encoding XrtA/PEP-CTERM system TPR-repeat protein PrsT, protein MFSRRFIRSSLLGFWLGFCSTISFSLISIPVANAQASQATTNISSEHYEKALSAFNKEDYDVSFIHLKNALKDNPSHLPAKVLYGRLLLKNAYYEEAVEEFKEALKQGADINLVLHPLGNALILLRKFEEILQLDNPANLTKSNQFELLMLKAEANAALKNTNEAEQSFKAALKLYPDNVRALNGLAWFYISNKQIPLANALIENAIIKTPNNARTWHLKGQLAQYQKDTSTALKHFKQAYQLDSKDPVIMRSLANTYFENGNFLEAKTIADSILTQTPDDPHTLLLLSRIALELDDQDEATRIKEKLTTQLANYSDAKFQENNELLVVSAILSFANNNTEKARTDLNNYLQNNPNDLNAVSLLASVFIAQEQDAKAIQLLEKYASVVKQDVSLSAKLVNLYLKNNKQYRANIIVDDLLAANPNNKEVLVLASKVYFSGQQYNKAIQILEQSSNSESDAFLMLVKGMIYVETGKYEQALQLSEKLLAVDSAQIDFLNLQAASLIKLNRNSEAQEAVTKILNQEPDNFAAQFNQANLYIKSQKYADGKKVLEKLLDERAKHTQSTFMLAIAEFGLNNYNDAISHLESLHIAQPKNLKVLEQLVNYYTEVKRDEDVLKTISKLERLNFLEPNYIFKRANILIKQGEILKAKEQLNILLPLWRTQPEKLLSLALKQKQIGDFEGAKDSLNKAIKEKPESLIYPLELVKLLLETNKLDEASVQLDKLTISHQNDPNVMMLKGDLAVKNEALSTAHDWYVKALSEDSQFTLIAIKLYQLAKQGIKEKEFVNLVKKMLEQQPARINDKKIEQHYSILKRVLADHFINANQPNKALPYYEQLTKTEMFKNDPMLYNNLANLYLEKQPQLALETINKIPPSQSNTAHILDTKGWILTKLNRFEEALTLLRQASVMDSTNASILYHLGYTLVKLNRIEDAKVELNKALEVAENEKEQARLTKLLESL, encoded by the coding sequence ATGTTTAGTCGTCGTTTTATTCGCTCTTCACTGTTAGGTTTTTGGTTAGGTTTCTGCTCAACGATTAGCTTCTCGCTTATATCGATTCCTGTGGCTAATGCCCAAGCGTCACAAGCCACAACAAATATATCAAGCGAGCACTACGAAAAGGCATTAAGTGCGTTTAATAAAGAAGACTATGATGTGTCTTTTATCCACTTAAAAAACGCACTGAAAGACAATCCATCACATTTACCTGCCAAGGTGTTGTATGGCAGGCTACTACTGAAAAATGCCTACTATGAAGAAGCGGTAGAAGAATTTAAGGAAGCATTAAAGCAAGGCGCAGATATTAATTTAGTGCTGCATCCGTTAGGTAATGCCTTAATTTTGCTGCGCAAATTTGAAGAAATACTGCAGTTAGACAACCCAGCCAACTTAACCAAGTCAAATCAATTTGAGCTGTTAATGCTAAAAGCAGAAGCAAATGCAGCATTAAAAAATACAAATGAAGCTGAGCAATCATTTAAAGCAGCATTGAAATTGTATCCTGACAATGTGCGCGCATTAAATGGGCTAGCATGGTTTTATATTTCAAATAAACAAATTCCCCTTGCTAATGCGTTAATTGAAAACGCAATAATAAAAACGCCTAACAATGCGAGAACATGGCATTTGAAAGGGCAATTGGCGCAATATCAAAAAGATACATCTACAGCGTTAAAACATTTCAAACAAGCTTATCAGCTAGATAGCAAAGATCCCGTCATCATGAGGTCTTTGGCAAACACCTATTTTGAAAATGGAAACTTTCTAGAAGCTAAAACAATTGCAGACTCAATTTTAACGCAAACTCCTGACGATCCGCATACGCTTTTATTGCTCAGCAGAATTGCACTTGAACTTGATGACCAAGATGAAGCAACAAGAATTAAAGAAAAGCTAACTACTCAGCTGGCGAATTATTCAGACGCAAAGTTTCAAGAAAACAATGAATTACTAGTAGTAAGTGCGATTCTTTCGTTCGCAAATAACAATACTGAAAAGGCAAGAACAGACTTAAACAACTATCTACAAAATAATCCAAACGATTTAAATGCTGTTTCACTACTTGCGTCAGTATTTATTGCTCAAGAGCAGGATGCAAAAGCCATTCAATTACTTGAAAAATATGCTTCGGTGGTGAAACAAGACGTAAGCTTATCAGCTAAGTTAGTTAACTTATATCTTAAAAATAATAAGCAATATCGTGCGAACATCATTGTTGACGATTTGCTTGCCGCGAATCCAAACAACAAAGAAGTGTTAGTCCTTGCTTCGAAAGTATATTTCTCTGGCCAGCAGTATAATAAAGCAATACAAATATTAGAGCAGTCTAGCAACAGTGAAAGCGATGCTTTCTTAATGTTAGTTAAAGGCATGATCTATGTTGAAACGGGTAAATACGAACAAGCGTTGCAACTGTCAGAAAAATTACTGGCGGTGGATAGCGCTCAAATAGACTTTTTAAATTTACAAGCTGCAAGCTTAATTAAGCTGAATAGAAATAGCGAAGCACAAGAAGCGGTCACTAAAATTTTAAATCAAGAACCTGATAATTTTGCGGCTCAATTCAATCAAGCAAACCTATATATTAAGAGCCAGAAATACGCTGACGGTAAGAAAGTTTTAGAAAAACTGCTTGACGAAAGAGCAAAACATACCCAATCAACCTTTATGTTAGCCATTGCCGAGTTCGGACTTAACAATTACAACGACGCAATAAGCCATCTAGAAAGCTTACATATTGCCCAGCCAAAAAATTTGAAAGTACTTGAGCAATTGGTTAACTACTATACAGAAGTTAAGCGTGATGAAGACGTGCTTAAAACAATCAGCAAACTAGAGCGACTTAACTTTTTAGAGCCAAACTATATTTTTAAACGCGCTAATATTCTTATTAAACAAGGTGAAATATTAAAAGCGAAAGAACAACTAAATATTTTGCTTCCTTTATGGCGAACTCAACCAGAAAAGTTACTAAGCCTAGCACTAAAGCAAAAGCAAATAGGTGACTTTGAAGGTGCCAAAGACAGCCTTAATAAAGCGATAAAAGAAAAGCCGGAGTCATTAATTTATCCGCTGGAGCTTGTGAAGCTATTGCTTGAAACAAATAAGCTAGATGAAGCTAGTGTTCAGTTAGATAAGTTAACTATTTCTCATCAAAATGACCCGAATGTCATGATGTTAAAAGGCGATCTCGCTGTTAAAAATGAAGCGCTATCAACAGCCCATGATTGGTACGTTAAAGCGCTTAGTGAAGATAGCCAGTTTACCTTGATAGCAATTAAGTTATACCAGCTTGCCAAGCAGGGCATTAAAGAAAAAGAGTTTGTTAATTTAGTAAAAAAAATGCTTGAACAGCAGCCAGCACGTATAAACGATAAAAAAATTGAGCAACATTACTCAATTTTGAAGCGAGTTCTGGCTGATCACTTTATTAATGCTAATCAACCTAACAAAGCATTGCCTTATTATGAGCAGTTAACTAAAACAGAAATGTTTAAAAACGATCCAATGCTATACAACAACTTAGCGAATTTATACCTAGAGAAACAGCCGCAACTTGCACTTGAAACCATTAACAAAATTCCACCATCACAATCAAATACCGCGCATATTTTAGACACAAAAGGCTGGATCCTCACAAAACTGAATCGCTTTGAAGAAGCACTCACGTTGCTAAGGCAAGCCAGTGTAATGGACTCAACCAATGCCTCTATTCTTTATCATCTAGGATATACATTAGTGAAATTAAACCGTATTGAAGATGCAAAAGTAGAGTTGAATAAAGCGTTAGAAGTTGCTGAAAATGAAAAAGAGCAAGCTAGGCTCACTAAGCTTCTTGAGTCGTTGTAA
- a CDS encoding tetratricopeptide repeat protein, translated as MTIEHYISRITTLMSQQEYLLAQQEVQTGLQNYPEHGQLYFLDAAILAQTGEYERAVTSYQQAITYAPELSIARFQLGLLLATLEEYEASRLTLQPLIAHTQGYLAAFAQGLLHIFESNLTAATTSIEQGIALNQDNPSLNNDMQLMLTRLSIPSESESTSQQNDNTDEQEATDKTHLLDIYHSKH; from the coding sequence ATGACCATTGAGCACTACATTAGTCGCATTACCACACTGATGTCTCAGCAGGAATATTTGTTAGCACAACAAGAAGTGCAAACAGGGTTACAGAACTACCCAGAACACGGGCAGTTATATTTTTTAGACGCAGCCATTTTGGCGCAAACGGGTGAGTATGAAAGAGCCGTTACTAGCTACCAACAAGCAATTACCTATGCGCCAGAATTGTCTATCGCACGTTTTCAGTTGGGCCTTTTATTAGCCACTTTAGAAGAGTATGAAGCATCACGCCTTACGCTACAGCCACTCATCGCACATACACAAGGTTACTTAGCAGCATTTGCACAAGGACTATTACATATTTTTGAGAGCAATCTTACCGCAGCAACGACGAGTATTGAACAAGGAATAGCATTAAATCAAGATAATCCTAGCTTAAATAACGATATGCAATTAATGCTAACGCGCTTGTCTATACCGAGTGAGTCTGAGTCCACGAGTCAACAAAACGATAACACTGACGAGCAAGAAGCAACAGATAAAACGCATTTACTTGATATTTATCACAGTAAGCATTGA